One Halichoerus grypus chromosome 1, mHalGry1.hap1.1, whole genome shotgun sequence genomic region harbors:
- the PEAK3 gene encoding protein PEAK3 — MSSPEPPSETSGPDAPTWPTQPTYSNLGEVRGQLLPSKACRPRTSGRPPTDSQPLPPPLPKKTLARTQSLPTHRACSSSPAPAGQPRRPFLGSHSVDESQAGNDRPWASCRPAEPHFHLLNSPLGLAWPDLHHPEAMRTMLEARQLEGLRTVHARLQARLLGGRPGPCQPGHDFRLLDSSPCVESGDALYYRLVRVSGEAWHMLAAKVPKPGAEEPHPWGLELQASLAPHFNLQGLCGLVPAGALPGVPWSGPVALTAEVPECTVTQWLSEVGRRPRPAEFPWVAALLLLQLSSALEHLEARGAALAELRPENLLLVAPRGCAAAGPPRLLLADFGRVHPRPPGPPGAHAQQLGRLLRALLGPAAPPATPLAAGLDTLARQLPRSRPSAAQTRVALQTLLWGPGPELHRRGAPLGPWLQVGRALLVLHLAERAAAGGLPGLEDWLCCEYLAEATEASLGHALALLWD; from the exons ATGAGCAGCCCTGAACCACCCAGTGAGACCTCTGGGCCTGACGCCCCCACCTGGCCAACTCAGCCCACCTACAGCAACCTCG GTGAGGTCCGCGGCCAACTGCTGCCCTCCAAGGCCTGCCGCCCCCGGACATCCGGGCGCCCCCCGACTGActcacagcccctgcccccacccctgcccaagaAGACCCTGGCCAGGACCCAGTCTCTGCCCACCCACAGGGCCTGCAGCTCCAGCCCTGCTCCCGCGGGGCAGCCTCGGAGGCCCTTTCTGGGGTCCCACAGTGTGGACGAGAGCCAGGCAGGCAACGACCGGCCTTGGGCCTCCTGTCGCCCGGCGGAGCCGCACTTCCACTTGCTCAACAGCCCGCTGGGCCTCGCCTGGCCCGACCTGCACCACCCCGAGGCCATGCGCACCATGCTGGAGGCCCGGCAGCTGGAGGGGCTCCGTACCGTGCATGCCCGGCTCCAGGCCCGGCTGCTGGGGGGCCGCCCGGGCCCCTGCCAGCCCGGCCACGACTTCCGCCTCCTGGACAGTTCGCCGTGCGTGGAGAGCGGAGATGCCCTCTACTACCGCCTGGTGCGGGTGAGCGGCGAGGCATGGCACATGCTTGCTGCCAAG GTGCCCAAGCCGGGAGCTGAGGAGCCCCATCCGTGGGGCCTGGAGCTGCAGGCCTCGCTGGCCCCGCACTTCAACCTGCAGGGGCTGTGTGGCCTGGTGCCCGCGGGCGCGCTGCCCGGTGTGCCCTGGAGCGGCCCCGTGGCGCTGACGGCCGAGGTGCCCGAGTGCACGGTGACCCAGTGGCTGTCAGAGGTGGGCAGGCGGCCGCGGCCCGCGGAGTTCCCGTGGGTCGCggccctgctgctgctgcagctgaGCTCAGCCCTGGAGCACCTGGAGGCGCGCGGCGCGGCCCTGGCGGAGCTCCGGCCCGAGAACCTGCTGCTGGTGGCGCCTCGGGGCTGTGCGGCGGCCGGGCCCCCACGCCTGCTGCTGGCCGACTTCGGCCGCGTCCACCCACGGCCCCCGGGACCGCCCGGCGCCCACGCGCAGCAGCTGGGCCGCCTGCTCCGCGCCCTACTCGGCCCTGCTGCGCCCCCGGCCACGCCCCTGGCCGCAGGCCTGGATACTCTGGCGCGGCAGCTGCCCCGCTCGCGGCCCTCGGCGGCCCAGACGCGGGTTGCGCTGCAGACGCTGCTCTGGGGGCCTGGGCCCGAGCTGCACCGCCGAGGAGCCCCGCTAGGGCCCTGGCTGCAGGTGGGCCGCGCGCTGCTCGTCCTGCACCTGGCCGAGCGGGCCGCGGCCGGGGGGCTGCCGGGCCTGGAGGACTGGCTGTGCTGTGAGTACCTGGCTGAGGCCACGGAGGCCTCCCTGGGCCACGCCCTGGCACTGCTGTGGGACTGA
- the OAZ1 gene encoding LOW QUALITY PROTEIN: ornithine decarboxylase antizyme 1 (The sequence of the model RefSeq protein was modified relative to this genomic sequence to represent the inferred CDS: deleted 1 base in 1 codon): MVKSSLQRILNSHCFAREKEGDKPSTTVHATRTMPLLSLHSRGGRSSESSRVAPHCCSNLGPGPRWCSDVPHPPLKIPGGRGNSQRDHNLSANLFYSDNRLNVTEELTSNSKTRILNVQTRLTGSKHINWRAVLSGCGLYIEIPGGALPEGSKDSFAVLLEFAEEQLHAAHVFICFHKNRDDRAALLRTFSFLGFEIVRPGHPLVPKRPDACFMAYTFERESAGEEE; this comes from the exons ATGGTGAAATCCTCCCTGCAGCGGATCCTCAACAGCCACTGCTTCgccagagagaaggagggggataAACCCAGCACCACCGTCCACGCCACCCGCACCATGCCGCTCCTCAGCCTGCACAGCCGCGGAGGCCGCAGCAGCGAGAG TTCCAGGGTCGCTCCTCACTGCTGTAGTAACCTGGGTCCAGGGCCTCGGTGGTGCTCC GATGTCCCTCACCCACCCCTGAAGATCCCAGGTGGGCGAGGGAATAGTCAGAGGGATCACAATCTTTCAGCTAATTTATTTTACTCC GATAATCGGCTGAATGTAACAGAGGAACTAACGTCTAACAGCAAGACGAGGATCCTGAACGTCCAGACCAGGCTCACGGGTTCCAAACACATTAACTGGAGAGCGGTGCTGAGCGGCTGCGGCCTGTACATCGAGATCCCCGGCGGCGCCCTGCCCGAGGGCAGCAAGGACAG CTTCGCAGTGCTGCTGGAGTTCGCGGAGGAGCAGCTGCACGCCGCCCACGTCTTCATTTGCTTCCACAAGAACCGCGACGACAGAG CCGCCTTGCTCCGGACCTTCAGCTTTTTGGGCTTTGAGATTGTGAGACCGGGGCATCCCCTTGTCCCCAAGAGACCCGACGCTTGCTTCATGGCCTACACGTTTGAGAGAGAGTCTGCGGGTGAGGAGGAGTAG